The genomic DNA TGTCGGATGCAGACACGATGACCGAGTTCTGCTATGCGTGTCACGGTGACGACGCCATTGGCGCGTCGACCAACGTTGAGTCCGGCGTCTTCGACACCGGCCCCACGACTGCGCTGAACGCGGTTCCAAGTCTTGGCGACTCTCCGCCTACGTCATACAGGTCGTTCTCTTCGTATGACACTACGCTGAACGGCGGTGGCTTCGAGGCTTTGGGCGCGAACCCTGCTGACGTTGCCTCGACCCACGGTATGGAGCAGGACGACGCTCCGATCTGGGCCTCGACGGTCACGGAGATTGTGAGCTTCCGCTGTACGAGCTGCCACGATCCGCACGGTAGCTCCAACTACCGCATTCTCAAGGACAGCCTGCCGAATGGTGTCGTTGGCGGCTACGACGTCAACGATGTGCCCGACCCGTTCGTTATCTCGAACGAGTATGGCTATCCGCAGGGTGGCTGGCAGAAGGCTGAGGCCGGTGTCGTGCAGATGGCTGACTACCGTCCGAGCTACACGTCGTACCTCTGGGCAACCAACGGCAAGAACATGTCCGCATGGTGCGCCGGTTGTCACACTGGCTACGATGTTGCTGTCAGTAACGCCGACTACGCCGGGTATGAGCAGCTCACGCTTGCTGATCTCACCAATCCCACGAATGCCGACGTTGGCGAAAAGGAACGCCATCGCCACCTGGTTGACGTTCCGTTCAACCTGGGCGTTGGTCCCATGCGCGGGCTCAACGTGACGCTGGTCATGGATCCGGGTCTGCCTCTCGAGGCCGGTGCCGACAGCACTGCAGCAAATGGTGGCTATGCTTTTGCGTACTATCAGGACGCAAACACCTGGATGAACGGTGCCAACAACGTGACGTGTCTCACCTGCCACTATGCTCACGGTTCTACCGCGACCATGAGTGGTTGGTCCGTCGCGCAGATGACGCAGGATCCGACTGGCTCGGGCGCCATTGCCCCGGTCAAGGTCCCGTCGACTGCTACTACTCAGGGTGTCGATCCTAACCACTCTGAGGCCCTTCTCCGTTACAACGAGCGCGGCGTGTGCGAGCGTTGTCACAACAAGGGCTAGGTACGAGTTTGGCGCAGGCTCTCTGAGAGTCTGCGAAGAGGGGGTCCCGGGCCTTACGGGGTCCGGGATCCCCTTTGTGTTCGGGCGGTATGATAGTCGTGTTTGGACGCAGTCTGGTGAGAGCTGATTTCAAGGAGATGTTGTTTGTGTCGACGCAGCAGGCAGGCTTCCCGGCTCTTGGATATGTCGCGAATCCGTTTCTTGTTCCCACCAAGGCTGGGATTGCCCCCTGGGAGACGCTCATCGTGGGGAGTTCGGTCAACCGGCTCATGCGTGCCTTGCACCGGGCCGTGGGAAGCGAGAAGCCCCGACCGATCTGGGTCGCGATCAAGAAGGACATCCCGTCCTTCTACGTGTTGCGCGCGAGCAACGCCTTTCTTGCCCAGAGCGCCCGCCCCGGCTCGATTGACGTGCTCGCTCTTGGGATTCCGCTCGAGACGATGCGCTGGGGTCGGACACGCGGCACGCTGACCGAGCTTGCGGAGACGGTCGCTGCGGTCGGTTTCGACCGGACTCTCGGGGCGTGGGCTCTCAAGGCTCTCACGGAGCCCGACGAGACGCTCGACGAATGGGCAGTACTCGATTCCGACGAAGTCACCACGATCGTTGCCGGACTTGAGAGTGATGTTGAGATGACGGTGACGGAGTACTTCGGTGTCGTCGTCTACACACGCTCAGACGACAAGGCGACGGACATCGCGCTGCACAAAGAGCACCTACGCGATCGTGATCAGGAGACCGACCCGGATCGCGAGGACGAAGATGAAGCCGCCGACGAGCACGTCGAGGCACTGACTGTTGAAGACGACGGGCAAGTGCTGATCGACGACGATGATGCCGACCAGGTAGAGGGCTCGGAAGCAGATGAGGAAGCCCCAGAGGGACCGAGGTGGCATCCGGTTGTCGACTACGTCGTGGCGTACACCCGGGCGCACCTGTCTCCCGTTGTCGCACGTGCGATCAAGTCGTACGTCACGGACGGGACGGGTTTCGTTGCCCAGGAGCTCAAGGTCACGAAGGCTCCGCGCAAGACGATTCGTGCCATCACTGAGTTTGCCGACGCGCGCTGGGAACGGGTCGTGGTGCTGTTCAACCGCTTCGATCCCTGGCCGATGATGGACGACGAGGGTCGTAGCGTGGCGGTTGCGGGCCTGTCCGAGCTGCGTTGGGCGCTTGCGGAGCATGCCATCATGGCGCTCATCTTGGAAGAGGGTATCGCTCCCGAACTGGAAGAGCAGTTCGCGGCCGCCGAGCGCGTGGACTGGGACTTTCCGGGTATCGAACGCATCTCGCAGGGAGACATGACCCTCGATCGCGGGGTCATCCAGGAGTGGCTCGATGCCGCAGCTCTCGAGGGAACGTCGCCCATCGATGCCAACGGTCCGGAACTTGAGCCCTTCTACGAGCGCGCGAACAACGACATCGAGCAGTTCGGTGTCGCCGGTGGTGCCGCTTTCGCGGACGCGGCGGGGCGGGGCGCGACCACGCTTGACGAGGCGGCGATTGCTGCAGGCCTCGCGACGCTCGGCGAAGCTGCGGATTCATAAGGACTTTGTAACGCGGTGATACTTGACTGGTCGAGGGGTCCGTCCCATCATCGGAAGATGGAATACCACCCACGGGTGGAGGTTACCGAATGACAGGCAATGCGAGAAACAAGCATGGCTTCAAGCGCTATCTGACACCCCGCGCCCTGACCTGGGCGATGGTCTCGGTCGTTGTGCTCGCGCTCGTCATCTTCGGGGTGGCTGCACTGAGCGCCACGGATGAGGACCCGACCTCGGCGGTCGATCCCGCACTCGATCGGATCACCAGTCTGAATGCGCTGGCATCTG from Actinomycetota bacterium includes the following:
- a CDS encoding cytochrome c3 family protein is translated as MRKLTTLFIAVIAIMLLSSGVAYANFGPHGAYVDDTDACAACHRAHTSFADLGWVDLQGYERDSALLVSDADTMTEFCYACHGDDAIGASTNVESGVFDTGPTTALNAVPSLGDSPPTSYRSFSSYDTTLNGGGFEALGANPADVASTHGMEQDDAPIWASTVTEIVSFRCTSCHDPHGSSNYRILKDSLPNGVVGGYDVNDVPDPFVISNEYGYPQGGWQKAEAGVVQMADYRPSYTSYLWATNGKNMSAWCAGCHTGYDVAVSNADYAGYEQLTLADLTNPTNADVGEKERHRHLVDVPFNLGVGPMRGLNVTLVMDPGLPLEAGADSTAANGGYAFAYYQDANTWMNGANNVTCLTCHYAHGSTATMSGWSVAQMTQDPTGSGAIAPVKVPSTATTQGVDPNHSEALLRYNERGVCERCHNKG